In Lujinxingia litoralis, a single window of DNA contains:
- a CDS encoding RCC1 domain-containing protein, producing MHLPFALSRQARHALVLLASLALLTACSDTDSDPTRAAGGLAEACYPNDTCDVPYICSEQGVCVQPLEDIDAGDTDISDADDTGISDADDTDISEPDDTDISEPDDTDISEPDDADETCIPLTCADLGAQCGPVDNGCGEPLQCGSCASYQTNAGLTGCIEGTCEYACRPGSLASAEGCRDHLRVAAGSTHSCALDAQGQAYCWGANAQGQLGDGTTERSLVPVAVQGLEGIVLSAIYAGESHTCGLSDAGQVYCWGGNAYGQLGDGTAVDRLVPTALTDLSEPVLSLAIGARGDHTCAITAGGAPRCWGRNDKGQLGDGTTAHRATPTTLLNAPSEGVVAIAAGTAHTCLGHSDTWMTKTFCVGDNAIGQLGDGTQTTRHSLTETSRNVRSFDLGAGGHHTCSLNAYDGRVICWGRNDTRQLGNVSGDVYFNPPTERTIPAGAVRVRAGEAHTCAQMDNGGLTCWGKNTSGQTTDAQPNTDTPRDVAGHTFGTLFFDTGANHTCSIQSDQIVRCWGSNGSGQLGNGSTTATATPVEVTLP from the coding sequence ATGCATTTGCCCTTCGCCCTCTCTCGTCAGGCTCGCCACGCCCTGGTGCTGCTCGCCAGCCTGGCCCTGCTGACGGCCTGCTCCGACACCGACAGCGATCCCACCCGTGCGGCCGGCGGACTCGCCGAGGCCTGCTACCCCAACGACACCTGCGACGTGCCCTACATCTGTAGCGAGCAAGGCGTCTGCGTGCAGCCGCTGGAGGATATCGACGCCGGCGATACGGACATCTCCGACGCCGACGATACGGGCATCTCCGACGCCGACGACACAGACATCTCCGAGCCCGACGACACAGATATCTCCGAGCCCGACGACACAGATATCTCCGAGCCCGACGATGCCGATGAAACGTGCATCCCGCTGACCTGTGCCGATCTGGGGGCCCAATGCGGTCCGGTCGACAACGGCTGCGGAGAGCCTCTCCAGTGTGGAAGCTGCGCCTCGTACCAGACCAACGCCGGGCTCACCGGATGCATCGAGGGCACCTGTGAATACGCCTGCCGCCCGGGCAGCCTGGCGAGCGCCGAGGGGTGTCGTGATCACCTGCGCGTGGCCGCCGGAAGCACCCACAGCTGTGCGCTGGACGCCCAGGGGCAAGCCTACTGTTGGGGGGCGAACGCTCAGGGTCAGCTGGGCGACGGCACCACCGAGCGCAGCCTGGTACCGGTGGCGGTCCAGGGGCTGGAGGGCATCGTCCTGAGCGCGATCTACGCCGGGGAGAGCCATACCTGCGGGCTCAGCGACGCCGGTCAGGTGTACTGCTGGGGAGGTAACGCGTACGGCCAGCTCGGCGACGGTACGGCCGTGGACCGCCTGGTTCCCACCGCGCTCACCGATCTGAGCGAGCCGGTGCTCTCCCTGGCGATCGGGGCGCGGGGAGACCATACCTGCGCGATCACCGCCGGGGGCGCCCCCCGCTGCTGGGGCCGCAACGATAAGGGCCAGCTGGGCGACGGCACCACCGCCCACCGGGCCACGCCCACCACCCTGCTCAACGCTCCGAGCGAAGGCGTGGTCGCTATCGCCGCCGGCACCGCCCACACCTGCCTGGGGCACAGCGACACCTGGATGACGAAGACCTTCTGTGTGGGCGACAACGCCATCGGCCAGCTGGGCGATGGCACCCAGACCACGCGCCACTCCCTGACGGAGACCTCGCGCAACGTGCGCTCCTTTGATCTGGGGGCCGGGGGCCACCACACCTGCTCGCTCAACGCCTACGACGGCCGTGTCATCTGCTGGGGCCGCAACGATACGCGTCAGCTCGGCAACGTCTCGGGCGACGTGTATTTCAATCCGCCCACCGAGCGGACCATCCCCGCTGGCGCGGTGCGGGTACGGGCCGGAGAGGCCCACACCTGCGCGCAGATGGATAACGGCGGCCTGACATGCTGGGGCAAAAACACCTCCGGACAGACCACCGACGCCCAGCCCAACACCGATACGCCCCGGGACGTCGCGGGCCATACCTTTGGGACCCTCTTCTTTGATACGGGCGCCAACCACACCTGCTCGATCCAGTCGGATCAGATCGTGCGCTGCTGGGGAAGCAACGGCTCGGGCCAGCTCGGCAACGGCAGCACCACCGCGACGGCCACCCCGGTGGAGGTGACGCTCCCCTGA
- a CDS encoding nitrilase-related carbon-nitrogen hydrolase — translation MSDHPEIDSLEGILRKLPAEDQAEAFRILYGRLPQALEVPPEARRLATEHDFDVAGYRFECAPEERRAPRRVRVGAIQTQIVEPTDAPIEQQYRAIRDRVETIIHAAGAMGTNVLCTQEAWNMPFVFCTREKQPWTEFAEPIDGPTTAFLSELARRYNMVILSSILERDERHGDTLHNTTVVIGNRGNIIGSHRKNHIPRVGDFNESSYYIEGNTGHPVFATEFGKIGINICYGRHHPLNWLMFGLNGAEIVFNPSATVGGLSEPLWPIEARNAAIANNYFTVAINRLGTEHFPNEFTSGDGRAAHHDFGHFYGSSYVTAPDGSRTPGLSRVRDGLLVSEIDLNHCRQVRDRWGFQMTQRLDEYAEWLRVAASADFEPQIIADPGIDVSRLSRAAGSAAPRQVGAGQQNALPGSAIHSPTLTYTSPDRSSEE, via the coding sequence ATGAGTGACCATCCCGAAATCGACAGTCTGGAAGGCATCCTTCGCAAACTCCCGGCCGAGGATCAGGCCGAGGCCTTCCGCATCCTCTACGGCCGACTGCCCCAGGCGCTGGAGGTGCCCCCGGAGGCCCGGCGCCTGGCCACCGAGCACGACTTCGACGTGGCCGGCTACCGCTTTGAGTGTGCCCCCGAGGAGCGCCGCGCCCCGCGCCGGGTGCGGGTCGGCGCGATCCAGACGCAAATCGTCGAACCCACTGACGCGCCGATCGAGCAGCAGTACCGGGCGATTCGCGATCGGGTCGAGACGATCATCCACGCCGCCGGCGCCATGGGCACCAACGTGCTCTGCACGCAGGAGGCCTGGAACATGCCCTTTGTCTTCTGCACCCGCGAGAAGCAACCCTGGACGGAGTTCGCCGAGCCCATCGACGGCCCCACCACCGCGTTCCTCTCCGAGCTGGCGCGGCGCTACAACATGGTCATCCTCTCCTCGATTCTGGAGCGCGATGAGCGCCACGGCGACACCCTCCACAACACCACGGTGGTCATCGGCAACCGCGGCAACATCATCGGCAGCCACCGCAAAAATCACATCCCGCGGGTCGGCGATTTTAACGAGTCCTCCTACTACATCGAGGGCAACACCGGGCATCCGGTCTTCGCCACCGAGTTTGGCAAGATCGGCATCAACATCTGCTACGGGCGTCACCACCCGCTGAACTGGTTGATGTTCGGGCTCAACGGGGCCGAGATCGTGTTTAACCCCTCGGCCACCGTCGGCGGTCTCTCCGAGCCGCTGTGGCCGATTGAGGCCCGCAACGCCGCGATCGCCAACAACTACTTCACCGTGGCGATCAACCGCCTGGGCACCGAGCACTTCCCCAACGAGTTCACCTCCGGCGACGGCCGCGCGGCTCACCACGACTTCGGACACTTCTACGGCTCCAGCTACGTGACCGCCCCCGACGGCAGCCGCACCCCGGGGCTCTCCCGGGTGCGCGACGGGCTGCTGGTGAGCGAGATCGACTTGAACCACTGCCGCCAGGTGCGCGACCGCTGGGGCTTCCAGATGACGCAGCGCCTGGACGAGTACGCCGAGTGGCTCCGGGTGGCGGCCTCGGCCGACTTTGAGCCGCAGATCATCGCCGATCCCGGCATCGACGTCAGCCGACTCAGCCGCGCGGCGGGCTCGGCGGCGCCGCGCCAGGTGGGCGCCGGGCAGCAAAACGCGCTTCCCGGCAGCGCGATCCACTCCCCGACGCTGACCTACACCAGCCCGGATCGCTCCTCCGAGGAGTAA
- a CDS encoding RCC1 domain-containing protein gives MHLPPSLSRRARHLIVLLASLALLTACSDTAGHATIDAGAGDISDADDTGAPDDTGAPDDTGAPDDTGDTDIPDADDAGTGDTDIPDAAETCIPLSCADLAAQCGPVDDGCGQTLQCGSCAAYGSDAELTACIEGTCNYVCLASSQPAADGCRDARRLALGSGHTCALNAEGRAYCWGSNPDGRLGDGTTERRLVPVAVQGLESIVLNALYAGSSHTCGLSDAGQVYCWGGNAEGQLGDGTTVDRLVPTPVTGLSEPVLSLAIGARGDHTCAITAGGTPHCWGRNAEGQLGDGTTAHRATPTPMLNVPSGDVVNIAAGTAHTCVVIDDTATTKTLCVGNNSVGQLGDGTQTTRHTLTELSRNVESAGLAAGGLHTCSMDGSGQVICWGHNGSGQLGNRSGSATIDPPTEVTLLAGVEEVRAGENHTCARMDTGGLRCWGSNSEGQTADTEPRTFRPRDVPGHSAGTLVFDTGGYHTCSITSDQILRCWGANAGGQLGIGTTTSTATPMSVTLP, from the coding sequence ATGCACTTGCCCCCCTCCCTATCCCGCAGGGCTCGCCACCTCATCGTGCTGCTCGCCAGCCTGGCCCTGCTGACGGCCTGCTCCGACACTGCGGGCCATGCCACGATCGACGCCGGCGCCGGGGACATCTCCGACGCTGACGATACGGGCGCTCCAGACGATACGGGCGCTCCGGACGATACGGGCGCTCCAGACGATACGGGCGATACTGACATCCCCGATGCCGACGATGCGGGTACTGGGGACACAGACATCCCCGATGCCGCTGAAACGTGCATCCCGCTGAGCTGTGCCGATCTGGCGGCGCAATGCGGTCCGGTCGATGACGGCTGCGGCCAGACGCTCCAGTGTGGAAGCTGCGCCGCCTATGGAAGCGACGCCGAGCTCACGGCGTGCATCGAAGGCACCTGCAACTACGTGTGCCTGGCGAGCAGCCAGCCCGCCGCCGACGGGTGCCGCGATGCTCGACGCCTGGCCCTGGGTTCGGGCCATACCTGCGCGCTGAACGCCGAGGGACGAGCGTATTGCTGGGGAAGCAACCCCGACGGTCGGCTGGGCGACGGCACGACCGAGCGCCGCCTGGTACCGGTGGCGGTCCAGGGACTGGAGAGCATCGTCCTGAACGCGCTCTACGCCGGGAGCAGTCATACCTGCGGGCTCAGCGACGCCGGTCAGGTGTACTGCTGGGGAGGCAACGCTGAGGGCCAGCTCGGCGACGGAACGACTGTGGACCGCCTGGTCCCCACCCCGGTCACCGGTCTGAGCGAGCCGGTGCTCTCCCTGGCGATCGGGGCGCGGGGTGACCATACCTGCGCGATCACCGCCGGGGGGACTCCTCATTGCTGGGGCCGCAACGCCGAGGGCCAGCTGGGCGATGGCACCACCGCCCACCGGGCCACCCCCACCCCGATGCTCAACGTCCCGAGCGGGGACGTGGTGAACATCGCCGCCGGCACCGCCCACACCTGTGTGGTGATCGACGACACGGCAACGACGAAGACCCTGTGCGTGGGTAACAACTCCGTCGGCCAGCTCGGCGATGGCACTCAGACCACGCGCCACACCCTGACGGAGCTCTCGCGCAACGTGGAGTCCGCTGGCCTGGCAGCCGGGGGACTGCATACCTGCTCGATGGACGGCAGCGGCCAGGTCATCTGCTGGGGCCACAACGGCTCCGGACAGCTGGGTAACCGCTCGGGCTCCGCGACCATTGATCCGCCCACCGAAGTCACCCTTCTGGCTGGCGTGGAGGAGGTGCGGGCCGGAGAGAACCATACCTGCGCCCGCATGGACACCGGGGGGCTGAGATGCTGGGGCAGTAACTCGGAAGGACAGACCGCCGACACCGAACCCCGAACCTTCAGGCCCCGGGACGTTCCCGGCCATAGCGCCGGGACCCTCGTCTTTGACACCGGGGGCTACCACACCTGCTCGATCACCTCGGATCAGATTCTCCGTTGCTGGGGAGCCAACGCCGGTGGGCAGCTCGGCATCGGCACCACCACCTCGACGGCCACCCCGATGAGCGTGACGCTCCCCTGA
- a CDS encoding PTS sugar transporter subunit IIA yields MEDRLMTVKQLAAYLSVSERTVLNLVQEGALPGVKVGNQWRFRKAMIDTWLDDQMLGLTPRVVEPAPHPAPRKMLELQSCFEPSHVLADLVATTKTGVISELAAFAAGLGLVRDDTWFVGALIKRENVMPSAIGQGLAFPHTLRRHPEQITRPFMVVGRSRAGVDFDALDGQPTHLFFVLGLRYEELHLPWLARQVQMLANAELVDTLLHAPDAPTIYQALLSAEAPIAGL; encoded by the coding sequence ATGGAAGACCGCCTGATGACCGTCAAGCAGCTCGCCGCCTACCTCAGCGTCAGCGAGCGTACCGTGCTTAATCTCGTCCAGGAGGGCGCGCTCCCCGGCGTCAAAGTCGGCAACCAGTGGCGCTTCCGAAAGGCCATGATCGACACCTGGCTCGACGATCAGATGCTCGGGCTGACCCCGCGCGTGGTCGAACCCGCCCCCCACCCGGCGCCCCGAAAAATGCTGGAGCTTCAGAGCTGTTTTGAACCCTCCCACGTGCTGGCCGACCTGGTCGCCACCACCAAAACCGGCGTGATCAGCGAGCTCGCCGCCTTTGCCGCCGGGCTGGGCCTGGTGCGCGATGACACCTGGTTTGTCGGCGCGCTAATCAAACGCGAAAACGTCATGCCCAGCGCCATCGGGCAGGGCCTGGCCTTCCCGCACACCCTGCGACGCCACCCCGAGCAGATCACGCGCCCCTTCATGGTGGTGGGACGCTCCCGGGCCGGAGTCGACTTCGATGCCCTCGATGGCCAGCCCACCCACCTCTTCTTCGTGCTGGGCCTTCGCTACGAAGAGCTTCACCTCCCCTGGCTCGCGCGCCAGGTGCAGATGCTGGCCAACGCCGAGCTCGTCGACACCCTCCTCCACGCCCCCGATGCCCCGACCATCTACCAGGCCCTGCTGAGCGCCGAAGCCCCGATTGCCGGCCTGTAA
- the dauA gene encoding C4-dicarboxylic acid transporter DauA: MGRTRYTSLKEGRRTSELPAAALRAVWREGYGAGDLRADVMAGLVVGVVALPLAMALAIGVGVAPQYGLYTSIVAGFVIAALGGSRTQVSGPTAAFIVILAPIYTSFGLAGLLISGLLGGLILIAMGLFRLGGLTRFIPHPVTTGFTAGIATVIATLQLKDMLGLELGREPEHFFERVMVMWEARASVIPGELAIGLLTLAMLVMLPRVTKRVPAPLVALPVAALVAAGASLIWEGFEVATIASRFQTTVGDQVYAGIPPLPPLPMLPWEAAGPGGEPFELSFSTVRALLGGALAIAMLGAIESLLSAVVADGMARTRHDPDSELIAQGVGNVVAPFFGGIPATGAIARTATNIKAGARSPVASMVHALSIVVAVVVGAPLLGFLPMASLAALLLLVAWNMSEARHFVHIVRVAPASDVAVLLTCFGLTVAVDMVIGVSVGVVLAALIFMRRMAEVTEGAPAPTGPAGTVEEVPAGVVVYAIRGPLFFGAAQKAMAALEIVSRETEAVVLELDGVQAMDATGLVALESALETLQDHEVHAVVAGARGQTLALLKRAGVAEREGVHLCENTAVALAWLREHSPRAAG, translated from the coding sequence ATGGGACGTACGCGCTATACATCACTGAAAGAGGGGCGGAGAACGTCGGAACTGCCCGCGGCGGCCCTGCGCGCCGTGTGGCGCGAGGGGTACGGAGCAGGCGATCTCCGGGCCGATGTGATGGCCGGGCTGGTGGTCGGGGTGGTGGCGCTTCCCCTGGCGATGGCGCTGGCCATCGGCGTGGGCGTGGCACCGCAGTACGGGCTTTATACCTCGATTGTCGCGGGATTTGTGATCGCGGCGCTGGGAGGTTCGCGCACCCAGGTCAGTGGACCGACGGCGGCGTTTATCGTGATTTTGGCGCCGATTTACACGAGCTTTGGTCTGGCCGGGTTGCTGATTTCGGGGCTTCTCGGCGGGCTGATCCTGATTGCGATGGGGCTTTTTCGGCTGGGGGGGCTCACGCGCTTTATCCCGCACCCGGTGACCACGGGGTTTACCGCGGGGATTGCCACGGTGATCGCCACCTTGCAGCTCAAGGATATGCTGGGGCTGGAGTTGGGGCGGGAGCCGGAGCACTTTTTTGAACGGGTGATGGTGATGTGGGAAGCGCGCGCCAGCGTGATTCCCGGGGAGCTGGCGATCGGGCTGCTGACGCTGGCGATGTTGGTGATGTTGCCCCGGGTGACCAAACGCGTGCCGGCCCCGCTGGTGGCGCTGCCGGTGGCGGCGCTGGTCGCCGCCGGGGCCTCCCTGATCTGGGAGGGGTTTGAGGTGGCGACCATTGCCAGCCGCTTTCAGACCACGGTGGGCGACCAGGTGTACGCCGGGATTCCGCCCTTGCCCCCTTTGCCGATGCTTCCCTGGGAGGCGGCCGGACCCGGGGGGGAGCCCTTTGAGCTGAGTTTTTCGACGGTGCGGGCGCTGCTGGGTGGGGCGCTGGCCATCGCGATGCTCGGGGCCATTGAGTCGTTGCTCTCGGCGGTGGTGGCCGATGGCATGGCGCGCACGCGCCATGATCCCGACTCCGAACTCATCGCCCAGGGGGTGGGCAATGTGGTGGCGCCCTTCTTTGGCGGGATTCCCGCCACCGGGGCCATCGCCCGCACCGCCACCAACATCAAGGCCGGGGCGCGCTCGCCGGTGGCCTCAATGGTGCACGCCTTGAGCATCGTGGTGGCGGTGGTGGTGGGGGCGCCGCTCCTGGGGTTTTTGCCGATGGCGTCGCTGGCCGCGCTCCTCTTGCTGGTGGCCTGGAACATGTCGGAGGCCCGCCACTTTGTGCATATCGTGCGGGTGGCGCCGGCCAGTGACGTGGCGGTGCTGCTGACCTGTTTCGGGCTGACGGTGGCCGTGGACATGGTCATCGGGGTCTCGGTGGGGGTGGTGCTGGCCGCCCTGATCTTTATGCGGCGCATGGCCGAGGTCACCGAAGGGGCCCCGGCGCCCACGGGGCCGGCGGGCACCGTCGAAGAGGTGCCCGCGGGGGTGGTGGTGTACGCCATCCGCGGCCCGCTCTTTTTTGGGGCGGCCCAGAAAGCGATGGCCGCGCTGGAGATCGTGAGCCGGGAGACCGAGGCGGTGGTCCTGGAGTTGGATGGGGTGCAGGCGATGGACGCCACCGGGCTGGTGGCGCTGGAGAGCGCGCTGGAGACGCTGCAGGACCACGAGGTGCACGCGGTGGTCGCCGGTGCCCGTGGGCAGACGCTGGCGCTTTTGAAGCGGGCGGGCGTGGCCGAGCGCGAGGGCGTGCACCTCTGTGAGAACACCGCGGTGGCGTTGGCGTGGCTGCGGGAGCACTCGCCGCGGGCCGCAGGCTGA
- a CDS encoding right-handed parallel beta-helix repeat-containing protein yields MMKVHPRTHGALALSLSLALVACGGDEPPPTNTEPEVLPAIISEDMVLSDIVPDPTLPDYVVVESVAVRATLRVEPGVTIRFARTTRLTIDGEQGGALDSRGSQEAPVIFTGQDKAKGSWHGVHFVNSTSSQNNLRWTTIEYAGDDAFREGLRAANLALDGGSSVFISNSTIRESARYGIELTPESSLTGFSQNTFENNFDFAMRLPAQEVGKIDRLSTFAGSTFEAGVETYGGEIRTSATWKKLSNDAPIAVTDTVTVKNRLDLEPGVRILFDEFIGMTVDGESGGVLVSLGTDADNVVMSRLGDVVWKGVYLDGVTSNESRLEYTTIEYAGFSGYDGNPKANLTIGGSEGTSTMVVLDSTFAYSTGAGIALGEGSTVNGDVEAVNSFIDNAAADVLYP; encoded by the coding sequence ATGATGAAAGTACACCCCCGGACCCACGGCGCGCTCGCGCTCTCGCTTTCCCTGGCCCTGGTCGCCTGCGGCGGCGACGAACCACCTCCCACCAACACCGAGCCGGAGGTGCTGCCGGCGATCATCAGCGAAGACATGGTGTTGAGCGACATCGTGCCCGACCCCACCCTGCCGGATTACGTGGTGGTGGAGTCGGTGGCCGTGCGCGCCACGCTGCGCGTGGAGCCCGGGGTCACCATCCGCTTTGCGCGCACCACTCGCCTGACCATTGATGGCGAGCAGGGCGGCGCGCTGGATAGCCGCGGCAGTCAGGAGGCGCCGGTCATCTTTACGGGTCAAGACAAGGCCAAGGGCTCCTGGCACGGCGTTCACTTTGTGAACTCCACCTCCTCGCAGAACAACCTGCGCTGGACGACGATTGAGTACGCCGGCGACGACGCCTTCCGCGAAGGGCTGCGCGCGGCCAACCTGGCGCTGGACGGCGGCTCCTCGGTCTTCATCTCCAACAGCACCATTCGGGAGTCCGCGCGTTACGGCATCGAGCTCACCCCGGAGAGCTCCCTGACGGGGTTCTCGCAAAACACCTTTGAGAACAACTTCGACTTTGCCATGCGCCTGCCGGCCCAGGAGGTGGGCAAGATCGATCGCCTCTCAACCTTTGCCGGCAGCACCTTTGAGGCCGGCGTGGAGACCTACGGCGGGGAGATCCGCACCAGCGCGACCTGGAAAAAGCTCTCCAACGACGCGCCCATCGCCGTGACCGACACCGTCACCGTGAAGAACCGCCTCGATCTGGAGCCCGGCGTCCGGATCCTCTTTGATGAGTTCATCGGGATGACCGTCGACGGCGAAAGCGGCGGCGTGCTGGTCTCGCTGGGCACCGACGCGGACAACGTCGTGATGAGCCGCCTGGGCGATGTCGTCTGGAAGGGGGTCTACCTCGACGGCGTCACCTCCAACGAGAGCCGCCTGGAGTACACCACGATCGAGTACGCCGGCTTCTCGGGCTACGACGGCAACCCCAAGGCCAACCTGACCATCGGCGGCAGCGAGGGCACCAGCACCATGGTCGTGCTCGACAGCACCTTTGCCTACTCCACCGGCGCGGGGATCGCGCTGGGAGAAGGCTCCACGGTGAACGGGGACGTGGAAGCGGTGAACAGCTTCATCGACAACGCCGCCGCCGATGTCCTCTACCCCTGA
- a CDS encoding HAD family hydrolase: METLSDTRRTAAFYDVDGTLIRTNVVHAYAYYAINSPAMGDKIGKTAGLLASLPLYWIADKFDRRVFNEAFYKNYAGFTEDRLVLIGEEIFEKVIKPNIFKGAFSLVDRSKRQGHDQILVTGALDVITKPLADFLGCKDFVANRLEIKEGKATGRLLKPMIAGANKALWVRRYAEEHGYDLDRSFAYADSGSDIPLLSVVGNPCAINPDFKMRTTARAYDWPVLNLD, from the coding sequence ATGGAAACCCTCAGCGACACGCGCCGTACCGCCGCGTTCTACGATGTCGACGGTACGCTTATCCGCACCAACGTAGTGCACGCCTATGCCTACTACGCGATCAACAGCCCGGCGATGGGCGATAAGATCGGCAAAACCGCCGGCCTCCTCGCCAGCCTGCCCCTCTACTGGATCGCCGATAAATTCGACCGCCGCGTATTCAACGAGGCCTTCTACAAGAACTACGCCGGCTTCACCGAAGACCGCCTGGTCCTCATCGGCGAAGAGATCTTTGAGAAGGTCATCAAGCCCAACATCTTCAAGGGCGCGTTCAGCCTGGTGGATCGCAGCAAGCGCCAGGGCCATGACCAGATCCTGGTCACCGGCGCCCTCGACGTGATCACCAAACCACTGGCCGACTTTCTGGGCTGCAAAGACTTCGTGGCCAACCGCCTGGAGATCAAAGAGGGCAAGGCGACCGGCCGGCTGCTCAAGCCCATGATCGCCGGCGCCAACAAGGCCCTCTGGGTACGCCGCTACGCCGAGGAGCACGGCTACGACCTTGACCGCTCCTTTGCCTACGCCGACAGCGGCTCCGACATCCCGCTCCTCTCGGTGGTGGGCAACCCCTGCGCCATCAACCCCGATTTCAAGATGCGCACCACCGCCCGCGCGTACGACTGGCCGGTGCTCAACCTCGACTGA
- a CDS encoding winged helix-turn-helix domain-containing protein produces the protein MTSELRHLALAHQGLTSPGTFGTGESGALRAMEHLGYVQIDTLAVVERAHHHVLWSRVPGYEQDHLNQLVSKGQIFDYWFHAASYLPMRDYRFALRRMTTIRQGENRYYKNLDTPLMREILARVRAEGPTRARDFERRAASSGKAWGGRPVRAALDTLFMMGELMICRRDGMEKVYELSERMLPEGLDLSVPTLPDVAAYLFKTTRRAHGVFTWKQLLHLQKGKAMREAMRAILDAHLDAGEVEEVVLNDGSSVYVDLKAQERARSLESAFKPEPALQILSPFDNAVIHRDRLSSLFGFDYRLESYVTASKRQFGYFCLPVLFGDAFVARIDAKAHRAEGRLEVLSVHLEDVAFERERFFVALNDELRRFATFNGCSTLDVRVVEEARRG, from the coding sequence ATGACATCCGAGTTAAGACACCTGGCCCTGGCCCATCAGGGGCTGACCTCGCCAGGGACTTTTGGCACTGGCGAGTCGGGAGCGCTGCGCGCCATGGAACATCTGGGCTACGTGCAAATCGATACGCTCGCTGTGGTCGAGAGGGCCCATCACCACGTGCTCTGGAGCCGGGTGCCGGGCTACGAGCAGGACCACCTGAACCAGCTGGTGAGCAAAGGGCAGATCTTTGACTACTGGTTTCATGCCGCGTCCTACCTGCCGATGCGCGACTACCGCTTTGCGCTTCGCCGCATGACGACGATTCGTCAGGGGGAGAATCGCTACTACAAAAACCTCGATACCCCGCTGATGCGCGAGATTCTGGCGCGGGTGCGCGCCGAGGGCCCCACCCGCGCGCGGGATTTCGAGCGCCGGGCCGCGAGCTCCGGCAAGGCCTGGGGCGGCCGCCCGGTGCGCGCCGCGCTGGATACGCTCTTTATGATGGGCGAGCTGATGATCTGCCGCCGCGATGGCATGGAAAAGGTGTACGAGCTGAGCGAGCGCATGCTGCCCGAGGGCCTCGACCTGAGCGTACCCACCTTGCCCGACGTCGCCGCCTACCTCTTCAAAACCACTCGCCGCGCCCATGGCGTGTTCACCTGGAAGCAGCTCCTGCACCTGCAAAAGGGCAAGGCGATGCGCGAGGCCATGCGCGCGATTCTCGACGCACATCTCGACGCGGGGGAGGTGGAGGAGGTTGTCCTCAACGATGGGTCGAGCGTTTACGTCGACCTCAAGGCGCAGGAGCGCGCGCGTTCGCTGGAGTCCGCGTTTAAACCCGAGCCGGCGCTCCAGATCCTCTCGCCATTCGACAACGCGGTGATTCACCGCGACCGTCTGAGCTCGCTCTTCGGGTTCGACTACCGGCTGGAGAGTTATGTCACGGCGTCCAAACGGCAGTTTGGTTACTTCTGCCTGCCCGTTCTCTTCGGCGACGCCTTTGTGGCGCGCATCGACGCGAAGGCGCATCGGGCCGAGGGGCGGCTGGAGGTGTTGAGTGTGCACCTGGAAGATGTCGCCTTTGAGAGGGAGCGCTTCTTCGTTGCGTTAAACGATGAGCTTCGGCGATTCGCGACGTTCAACGGGTGTTCAACGCTCGATGTCCGGGTGGTGGAAGAGGCCCGTCGAGGGTGA